ATACTCCGTAGAGATTTTTTGTTCGAATAGTTATACCAATATAGGCAGATTTGCACTAATGCGCATCTTCATTACTGCAGGCGACCCATCGGCAGACATCCACGCTGCAAACCTGATGGCAGCGATACGGGAGCATTTCCCGGATGTTGCTTTTGATGGATTTGGCGGCCCGGCAATGGAAATGCAGGGATTGCACACCCTGGCACCTATCAAGAACCTTGCCGTTTCCGGCTACTGGGAGGTGATCAAGCACCTTGGGTTTTTTAGGGGGCTTATGCACCGGTGTTCAGATGCTTTGGCTGCCAGAAAGTACAGCGTGTTCATCCCGGTAGATTATCCGGGCTTTAATCTGCGGCTGGCTGCCGTTGCCAGACGCCGGCAGATACCGGTCTGTTGGTATATCGCGCCACAATTGTGGGCCTGGGGGAAGAAAAGAGCTCCTCAGTTGGCACGTGTGGTGAACCGCCTTCTGGTAGTATTTCCGTTCGAGGTAGAGTTTTTTGAGCAGTATGGCATTTCCACCCGGTTTGTTGGTCATCCGTTAAAGGATGTAATTGATGGCAGCGACCAGTATGTTCCCAACAGCGTTGTAGTGTTACCTGGCTCGCGCAGAAACGAACTGGCACATCACGTTCCATTGCTCGCGATGGTTGCCGGTGAAGTTCTTTCACAGGGAATTGCAAAGCTGGTTACAGTGCCGGCTGCCCCGGGTATTCAGTCCGAACTTCTCCTGCCACTCGCTGATGCAGGGGCAACCATTGTTGCTGATTCGCACGCAGCTCTCCGTTCGAGTGCTGCAGGCTTGATTAAAGCCGGCACATCAACACTGGAGGCGGCGGTAATGGGACTTCCGTTTGCCACGTTCTATAAAACCTCATGGGCATCGTATCAGATTGGAAAGCATTTTATAAATATTTCTACTGTTACCATGGCTAACCATTTACTGCAACGAAACGTGGTTCACGAATTCCTGCAACACAAAGCAACGGTAAAAGCTCTGATACGTGAGCTGGAGGATTTGCTTCATAATCATGAACGTCGTCGAGAATTACAAAATGCGTTTGCAGAAGTACGACGTTTACTTGGTGGAAGCCACGAGCGTAACCCCGCTCAGCGGGCTGCCGATGCGGTAGCCGAGCTGCTGGCAACAAGGCGGGTGCTATGATGAAGTCGCTGACTACTGCCATGGGCGTCTTCCTCCTTACGGCTGTTGCATCAACGTGGCGCATACGCCTGCCCAAGCCCCTTCCAGGCCCCAACGGCGTAGTAGCATTCTGGCACGGCACCATGCTG
This is a stretch of genomic DNA from Ignavibacteria bacterium. It encodes these proteins:
- the lpxB gene encoding lipid-A-disaccharide synthase, with protein sequence MRIFITAGDPSADIHAANLMAAIREHFPDVAFDGFGGPAMEMQGLHTLAPIKNLAVSGYWEVIKHLGFFRGLMHRCSDALAARKYSVFIPVDYPGFNLRLAAVARRRQIPVCWYIAPQLWAWGKKRAPQLARVVNRLLVVFPFEVEFFEQYGISTRFVGHPLKDVIDGSDQYVPNSVVVLPGSRRNELAHHVPLLAMVAGEVLSQGIAKLVTVPAAPGIQSELLLPLADAGATIVADSHAALRSSAAGLIKAGTSTLEAAVMGLPFATFYKTSWASYQIGKHFINISTVTMANHLLQRNVVHEFLQHKATVKALIRELEDLLHNHERRRELQNAFAEVRRLLGGSHERNPAQRAADAVAELLATRRVL